A window of the Drosophila simulans strain w501 chromosome 2L, Prin_Dsim_3.1, whole genome shotgun sequence genome harbors these coding sequences:
- the LOC6732262 gene encoding origin recognition complex subunit 5, which translates to MEAICSSLEPLFPCREAAIETLGELIGDSSEAYPSAIYLFGHSGTGKTALTRAFLKECGKRQNVRTAHLNAIECYTTKIMLEILLDSLVPEQGDALKVDNMLDFVEQLRRQAAPRVEDQGFLIAVDNAERLRDMDANVLPVLLRLQELTNLNLCVILLSQLPFEKFYNKTGLSEVICLHLAQYNKAETQRILGSDFEQVRNQLLEQFAQDKKRLEICQEAVTEDFYNNYLNLFLSVFYKACRDVPELQLTARKCLSIYLEPVLDGTVDATDISRLWRHIAGPLRSALTQIYMRIEKPAEEAEDFTAIEDQSVRKLAQSLELPYYAKFLLIAAFLASHNAANQDKRLFVKHHGKQRKRMQTVNARAKTTEKMSTTLGPKSFSIDRLLAIFYAILEEKVGLTCNLLSQISTLVHLKLLSFVSGEQNIMEGSARLQCTIGLEFVLQIGKVVGFNVRQYLCDFM; encoded by the exons ATGGAAGCCATCTGCTCCTCCTTGGAACCGCTGTTTCCCTGTCGGGAGGCGGCCATTGAAACGCTGGGCGAGCTGATAGGAGATTCCAGTGAGGCATATCCCTCGGCCATTTACCTATTCGGACACAGTGGAACCGGCAAAACAGCACTGACCAGAGCTTTTCTCAAAGAATGTGGAAAACGTCAGAATGTCCGCACAGCGCATTTAAATGCCATCGAGTGCTACACCACCAAGATCATGCTAGAGATCTTGTTAGACTCGCTGGTACCGGAACAAGGTGATGCGCTGAAGGTCGACAACATGCTGGACTTTGTGGAACAGCTACGACGGCAGGCCGCTCCACGCGTGGAGGATCAGGGATTTCTCATCGCTGTGGATAATGCGGAACGGCTGCGCGACATGGATGCCAATGTTTTGCCCGTTCTTCTGCGACTGCAGGAGCTGACCAACCTGAATCTGTGCGTTATTCTGCTCTCCCAGCTGCCCTTTGAGAAGTTCTACAACAAGACCGGACTCAGTGAAGTCATCTGCCTGCACTTGGCGCAGTACAACAAGGCGGAGACACAGCGCATCCTGGGATCTGACTTTGAACAGGTGCGAAATCAACTGCTGGAACAGTTCGCCCAGGATAAGAAGCGCCTGGAGATTTGCCAGGAAGCCGTAACCGAAGACTTCTACAACAACTATCTAAATCTCTTTCTGAGCGTCTTTTACAAAGCGTGTCGCGATGTTCCGGAGCTCCAACTGACCGCCAGGAAGTGTCTGTCCATTTACTTGGAGCCAGTACTGGACGGCACTGTGGATGCCACGGATATCTCCCGGCTTTGGCGGCACATAGCTGGACCTCTGCGTTCCGCTTTAACGCAGATCTATATGCGAATTGAAAAACCCGCGGAGGAAGCTGAAGATTTCACCGCCATAGAAGATCAGAGCGTTCGCAAGCTGGCGCAGTCGCTGGAGCTGCCCTACTATGCCAAGTTCCTGTTGATCgctgcctttttggccagccacAATGCCGCCAATCAGGACAAGCGACTGTTCGTCAAGCACCATGGAAAACAGCGCAAACGGATGCAGACGGTCAACGCCAGAGCCAAG ACCACGGAGAAAATGTCCACTACTTTGGGACCCAAATCCTTTAGCATCGATCGTTTGCTGGCCATTTTCTACGCCATTCTAGAGGAGAAAGTCGGTCTGACCTGCAACCTTCTCTCCCAGATCTCAACTTTGGTTCACCTCAAGCTGCTCAGCTTCGTCTCCGGCGAACAAAACATAATGGAAGGCTCTGCTAGGCTGCAGTGCACCATTGGCTTGGAGTTTGTCCTGCAGATCGGCAAGGTGGTGGGCTTCAACGTCCGCCAATATCTCTGTGACTTTATGTAG